A genome region from Blautia coccoides includes the following:
- a CDS encoding NAD(P)-dependent malic enzyme: protein MNAKEFALKQHEEWNGKIEVISRAKLETPEDLAVAYTPGVAEPCLKISEDVDLSYKYTRRHNMVAVVTDGSAVLGLGDIGPEAGMPVMEGKCVLFKEFGDVDAFPLCIRSNDVDEIVNTVRLLAGSFGGVNLEDISAPRCFEIERRLKECCDIPIFHDDQHGTAVVTAAAMLNALKLTGRKLEDIKVVTSGAGAAGIAIIKLLVSLGLKTVIMCDRNGAIYEGRSGLNAEKEEMAKISNRGMEKGSLADVLKGADVFIGVSAPGTVTEEMVKTMAPSPILFPMANPVPEIMPDLAKAAGAAVVGTGRSDFPNQINNVLAFPGIFRGALDVRAKDINDEMKVAAAYAIAGLIDEKELTPDYIIPNPFDKRVAKAVAEAVAKAARDTGVSRI, encoded by the coding sequence ATGAACGCAAAAGAATTCGCTTTAAAACAGCATGAGGAATGGAATGGCAAAATTGAAGTCATCAGCCGTGCAAAGCTGGAGACCCCGGAGGATTTGGCAGTGGCTTATACACCCGGTGTAGCTGAGCCGTGTTTAAAAATATCCGAGGATGTAGATTTATCCTATAAGTATACAAGACGCCATAATATGGTAGCAGTTGTGACCGACGGAAGTGCGGTTCTGGGTCTGGGTGATATCGGGCCGGAGGCAGGTATGCCGGTTATGGAAGGAAAATGTGTACTCTTTAAAGAATTCGGAGATGTAGATGCATTTCCTTTATGTATCAGAAGCAATGATGTGGATGAGATCGTAAATACAGTACGCCTGCTGGCAGGAAGCTTTGGCGGTGTGAACCTGGAGGATATCTCCGCGCCCCGTTGTTTTGAGATAGAGAGAAGGCTGAAAGAATGCTGTGATATTCCTATCTTCCACGATGACCAGCACGGCACAGCGGTTGTCACAGCAGCGGCAATGCTCAATGCCTTAAAGCTCACAGGCAGAAAGCTGGAGGATATCAAGGTAGTCACATCAGGGGCAGGCGCAGCCGGAATTGCCATCATTAAACTGTTGGTAAGTCTGGGACTGAAGACTGTCATCATGTGTGACAGAAACGGCGCCATCTACGAGGGCCGCAGCGGCCTGAATGCCGAGAAAGAGGAGATGGCCAAGATCAGCAACCGCGGCATGGAAAAAGGCAGTTTGGCAGACGTGCTGAAAGGCGCTGACGTATTTATCGGTGTTTCCGCTCCGGGAACTGTGACAGAGGAGATGGTTAAGACCATGGCTCCAAGCCCCATCCTCTTCCCTATGGCAAATCCTGTACCGGAGATCATGCCTGATCTGGCAAAGGCGGCGGGAGCAGCCGTTGTGGGAACCGGCAGAAGTGATTTCCCGAACCAGATCAATAACGTTCTGGCATTCCCGGGTATCTTCCGCGGTGCCCTTGACGTGAGGGCAAAAGACATCAATGATGAAATGAAAGTGGCAGCCGCGTATGCAATCGCAGGTCTCATTGATGAAAAAGAGCTGACACCGGATTACATTATCCCGAATCCTTTTGACAAACGTGTGGCAAAGGCAGTTGCCGAGGCAGTGGCAAAAGCAGCCAGAGACACAGGAGTGAGCAGGATCTGA
- a CDS encoding ABC transporter substrate-binding protein, which produces MKTYRLGILLGVGILCGGCGPKDGRAQVIPEDEDVCREEITLMHTDADKEEFRQYIEEAEKKLNMKINLLSSPIHADNRHARISTILSSGDDSVDVIAVNDEMITEFKYQGYLEPLGDDVMTEDIRSCYPEDYMEKIAMAEGEVYSVPYMMDIMVFWVNEKFLDRAGLSSVNDREDFEKLLDGRYGYGNYGYGSAWETSYVYNELSQFINMFGGTYGDWSDDNTREALQFLHYMAAEDKTPREQMVDQYEQMEQKFIQGKYGAVFMYSGAMDTFLRAGVYGKDKIHAAPMPVFKKNAANVATWQYVLNKASGHKEAAKRFLSYAAGSEGSTAYADHMKKLPARLDVIREGSLDIPDLDILKKYAEELELKPRPLWRTPMRDIKATGELFQKYITDEISLDEFCLRAGGT; this is translated from the coding sequence GTGAAAACATACAGATTGGGGATTTTATTGGGAGTTGGTATTTTATGCGGAGGATGCGGTCCAAAGGACGGCAGAGCGCAGGTAATACCTGAGGATGAGGACGTATGCAGGGAGGAGATAACACTGATGCATACAGATGCCGACAAGGAGGAATTCAGGCAGTACATAGAGGAGGCAGAGAAAAAACTCAACATGAAGATCAACCTGCTTTCCAGTCCGATCCATGCGGATAACCGGCATGCCAGGATTTCTACTATACTCTCATCCGGGGATGACTCTGTCGACGTGATCGCGGTCAACGACGAGATGATCACTGAATTTAAATATCAGGGATATCTGGAACCTCTCGGGGATGATGTGATGACGGAGGACATACGTTCCTGTTATCCTGAGGACTATATGGAGAAAATTGCCATGGCGGAGGGGGAAGTCTATTCTGTTCCCTACATGATGGACATTATGGTTTTCTGGGTAAATGAAAAGTTTCTGGACAGGGCCGGACTCTCCTCTGTAAATGACCGGGAGGACTTTGAAAAACTTCTGGACGGCAGATATGGGTACGGAAACTATGGGTACGGAAGTGCCTGGGAAACCAGCTATGTGTATAATGAATTATCGCAGTTCATCAATATGTTCGGAGGGACCTATGGGGACTGGTCGGATGATAATACCAGAGAGGCTCTGCAATTTCTGCACTACATGGCAGCAGAGGATAAGACACCCAGAGAACAGATGGTGGATCAGTATGAACAGATGGAGCAGAAATTCATACAGGGAAAATACGGAGCTGTCTTCATGTACAGCGGAGCCATGGATACTTTTTTGAGGGCCGGGGTTTACGGGAAGGACAAGATCCATGCTGCCCCTATGCCTGTGTTCAAAAAGAATGCTGCAAATGTGGCTACATGGCAGTATGTTCTCAACAAAGCCTCCGGTCACAAGGAGGCGGCAAAGAGGTTCCTGTCCTATGCGGCGGGGAGCGAGGGGAGCACTGCCTATGCAGACCACATGAAGAAGCTGCCCGCCCGTCTTGACGTGATCAGGGAAGGCAGTCTGGATATACCGGATCTGGATATTCTGAAAAAATATGCCGAAGAGCTGGAGCTGAAACCCCGTCCTTTGTGGAGAACACCCATGAGGGATATCAAGGCCACAGGGGAACTTTTCCAGAAATATATCACGGATGAGATCAGCCTGGATGAATTTTGCCTGAGGGCAGGCGGGACATAA
- a CDS encoding carbohydrate ABC transporter permease: protein MKWIPWILILPVILIRGFTTLYPIGATLKNSLFDIKVLSGINEFVGLSNYVNVFKDPKIISSISFTVIFVVVSMVFHVVLGVMLALILNMKFKGRRFLRTIVLIPWAMPAVVIGMAAKWGFNNDYGMINDFIRRFVSDFQFNWLINTGSARAAVIAMDLWKDLPFFAILVLSGLQFISGDIYEAAKVDGANGIQSFFRITLPLIMRNVITLCIPFTLWRLTTFDLVYAMTSGGPGEDTSLIAYRITMEAFTNLNVGYAATLAVMLFLVMALFSWFNIKVMNRLSD from the coding sequence ATGAAATGGATACCGTGGATACTGATTCTGCCGGTTATTCTGATCCGTGGATTTACAACCCTGTATCCCATCGGTGCAACCCTTAAAAATAGTCTGTTTGACATTAAGGTACTGTCAGGGATCAATGAATTTGTGGGTTTGAGCAATTATGTAAATGTGTTTAAAGACCCGAAGATCATATCATCTATCAGTTTTACCGTGATCTTCGTGGTGGTATCCATGGTTTTTCATGTTGTTCTGGGAGTGATGCTGGCACTTATCCTGAACATGAAGTTTAAGGGCCGCCGTTTTTTGAGGACCATTGTGCTGATCCCCTGGGCCATGCCCGCCGTAGTCATTGGCATGGCGGCAAAATGGGGATTCAATAACGACTATGGTATGATAAATGATTTTATCCGCCGGTTTGTGTCAGACTTTCAGTTCAACTGGCTGATCAATACCGGGTCTGCCCGGGCAGCGGTCATTGCCATGGACCTTTGGAAGGACCTGCCCTTTTTTGCCATACTGGTACTGTCAGGCCTGCAGTTCATATCCGGAGATATCTATGAGGCAGCAAAGGTGGATGGGGCAAACGGGATACAGAGCTTTTTCAGGATCACGCTCCCTCTGATCATGCGCAATGTGATCACGCTGTGCATTCCCTTTACCCTGTGGAGGCTGACCACATTTGATCTGGTGTATGCCATGACATCGGGCGGACCGGGGGAGGATACATCCCTGATCGCCTACAGGATCACCATGGAGGCATTTACCAACCTGAATGTGGGATATGCAGCCACCCTGGCAGTGATGCTGTTTCTTGTGATGGCGCTGTTTTCCTGGTTTAACATAAAAGTGATGAACCGGTTATCTGATTAG
- a CDS encoding AlpA family phage regulatory protein: MQTCRIVTKRLHLYQSMSEEIFPRSVHLSERRAKTYLSKQHEVP; this comes from the coding sequence ATGCAGACCTGCCGGATAGTTACAAAGCGGCTGCATCTGTACCAGAGTATGTCTGAAGAAATATTTCCGCGGTCCGTACACCTGTCGGAGCGCAGAGCTAAGACATACTTAAGCAAACAACATGAGGTTCCATAA
- a CDS encoding ABC transporter substrate-binding protein, producing MKKTVSILLTAAVAAGMLTGCGGNSNNTQGEGSSTKKGDYDLTLYSINTTDPDFDDWLKNVEDATGLKINVIAAPTDSDTRQQKITTILSTGDNSVDIIEINDEMSASFKNSGWLEGLNDTVMTEDIRGEFPQGYLEDMITDKDGNLVGVPGYSGYLAFWVNQEIMDEVGIASIDTKEDFMKYMEAASGDGRYGYGGSWEKTYVFNEIAQFVNMFGGDYFDWTNPANKEAIQFLHDMVQNGQTPIDQIADKYEQMNPKANDGKYGSWFMWGLGTDYEKADMLGADKIHMAMVPDFSGKGERAIFTDSWSYVLNKASDNKEAAVKFLKYMADEGGMEASYKAFDRYPARADVAEKIVPDTDPAKEMYSRYAGECRVQGRPMLPQTMEFITDMGTIYQSCMKDEITVDEFCEKAQELVDKYSK from the coding sequence ATGAAAAAGACAGTAAGTATTTTACTCACAGCAGCGGTGGCAGCCGGTATGCTGACAGGATGCGGGGGAAATTCCAACAATACGCAGGGAGAGGGCAGCAGCACTAAGAAAGGCGATTATGACCTGACTCTGTACAGCATCAACACCACAGATCCTGATTTTGATGACTGGCTGAAAAATGTGGAGGATGCCACAGGACTGAAGATCAATGTCATTGCAGCGCCTACGGATTCCGATACACGTCAGCAAAAAATAACTACGATCCTCTCAACAGGGGACAACAGCGTGGACATCATAGAGATCAATGATGAGATGAGCGCTTCATTCAAAAACTCCGGCTGGCTGGAAGGCTTAAATGATACCGTCATGACAGAGGACATCCGCGGCGAATTCCCTCAGGGCTACCTGGAAGATATGATCACGGATAAGGACGGAAACCTTGTAGGGGTACCGGGATATTCCGGATATCTGGCATTCTGGGTGAACCAGGAGATCATGGATGAGGTGGGCATTGCTTCCATTGATACAAAAGAAGATTTTATGAAATATATGGAAGCAGCTTCAGGGGACGGCAGATACGGCTACGGCGGTTCCTGGGAAAAAACTTATGTATTCAATGAAATTGCCCAGTTTGTCAACATGTTCGGAGGGGATTATTTTGACTGGACCAATCCGGCCAACAAAGAAGCCATCCAGTTTCTCCATGACATGGTGCAGAACGGACAGACACCCATCGACCAGATCGCTGACAAGTACGAGCAGATGAATCCAAAGGCCAATGACGGAAAATACGGAAGCTGGTTCATGTGGGGACTTGGAACTGATTATGAGAAGGCCGATATGCTGGGAGCAGACAAGATCCATATGGCCATGGTTCCTGACTTCAGCGGGAAAGGTGAGCGGGCTATCTTCACAGATTCCTGGAGTTATGTTTTGAACAAAGCTTCTGACAATAAGGAGGCAGCAGTCAAATTCCTGAAATATATGGCTGACGAGGGCGGTATGGAAGCCTCTTACAAGGCCTTTGACCGTTATCCGGCAAGAGCTGATGTGGCAGAGAAGATAGTTCCGGACACAGACCCTGCAAAGGAGATGTACAGCAGATATGCCGGGGAATGCAGGGTACAGGGGCGTCCCATGCTTCCTCAGACCATGGAATTCATCACAGATATGGGAACCATATACCAGTCCTGTATGAAGGATGAGATCACAGTGGATGAGTTCTGTGAGAAAGCACAGGAGCTTGTGGATAAATACAGTAAATAA
- a CDS encoding carbohydrate ABC transporter permease: protein MKENKKYRIYRGCVTAGRWLLFAVVAFLILFPVYWIFISSITPPGELFQTPIEYLPKHPTLESYKFLIENVGLLAKIGNTVLIVGVTLIVSTVLCAMAAYGFSRFQSKAVSIAFAFIIATMLIPEVVTARPLYEFMRKVGLYDTYPGLIILYISAVIPFTVLILRNFVSEIPVSLEEAAAIDGASFSQRLFLVVLPLMKPAIATVCIINFITCLNNFFTPLYYSNGIQVLSVAIVQLPLRDNMYGVPWDLVSSMGWIILLPIIIFVAVFEKQIMDGIMAGGVKA, encoded by the coding sequence ATGAAAGAGAACAAGAAATACAGAATTTACAGAGGATGCGTGACAGCCGGCAGGTGGCTGCTGTTTGCAGTTGTGGCTTTCCTCATACTCTTTCCGGTGTACTGGATCTTTATTTCCTCCATCACACCGCCGGGTGAGCTGTTTCAGACGCCGATTGAGTATCTGCCGAAGCATCCCACACTGGAGAGTTATAAATTTTTGATTGAAAATGTAGGATTACTTGCTAAAATAGGAAATACAGTATTGATCGTGGGTGTGACGCTGATCGTCAGTACCGTGCTGTGCGCTATGGCGGCCTACGGTTTCTCACGGTTTCAGTCAAAAGCTGTCAGCATTGCGTTTGCATTCATCATTGCAACCATGCTGATCCCTGAGGTGGTGACTGCAAGACCCCTGTATGAGTTCATGCGGAAAGTGGGGCTGTATGATACATATCCGGGACTGATCATTCTCTATATCAGTGCAGTGATCCCCTTTACAGTGCTGATCCTGCGGAATTTTGTGTCGGAGATACCGGTATCCCTGGAGGAGGCGGCAGCCATTGACGGGGCCAGTTTTTCCCAGAGGCTTTTTCTAGTGGTCCTGCCCCTTATGAAACCAGCCATCGCAACTGTGTGTATCATTAATTTTATCACATGCCTGAACAACTTTTTCACACCGTTATATTACTCCAACGGCATTCAGGTGCTCTCCGTGGCTATCGTGCAGCTTCCGCTGCGGGACAATATGTACGGAGTACCGTGGGACCTTGTAAGTTCAATGGGATGGATCATCCTTCTGCCTATTATCATATTTGTAGCTGTATTTGAAAAACAGATCATGGATGGGATCATGGCAGGCGGAGTGAAAGCTTAA
- a CDS encoding sensor histidine kinase: MKKFSDRIKSVFSHFQAKLLLAFLVCTLLPLGIIGFIFYRVTYEIAEDKIMSSALLADDQLNVQMNDRIRQTENVADSIQYDMYTLSQTDSSSTQSLSVFGSVRNDISMFKTTFGYYHISIFLPRDQTGAGEGLYFYPLEELESFRIPRQKRLNPGTDSIWFYHPDMQIPFILSESYTSRDVIVCCRILRDQGTRNTEYAYTILIDPSEFSDALSDTFSGTDITSYLAAEDGTIMAHSNEALCGTVLDGDTLSLITGRETGTHREEDINYHTARLDNGWYHVTEIPGSYIRKNTQILLKTIIFTLLVSLPLTVLVIIMISGNLTKRLKKLSLAMKTFHLGTSSPSPVPELVPHTKSPSSYDEIDRLGITFQNMQESLNQNMDSILELSLSEERLKYQLLQSQINPHFLYNILGSVKTCISLERLDTAQEMITDLTRFYRLTLRKSGDLITIKDELEIARLYLEMEKLCHKDSLSWEIRAEDGIQNFLICRFTLQPFLENSIQHGISRQTPCVHILLDVSYGDDTVIITIKDNGAGIAPRQLEELRATLKNKTVDYQKHFGIGNVNKRLSSPSFGSGTVQVESRLNEGTEIVITFEQMEESDEESNDRG, encoded by the coding sequence ATGAAAAAATTTTCCGATAGGATTAAATCCGTCTTTTCCCACTTCCAGGCAAAGCTGCTGCTGGCTTTTCTCGTCTGCACACTGCTTCCGCTGGGAATCATCGGTTTTATCTTTTACCGCGTGACCTATGAGATTGCTGAAGATAAGATCATGAGTTCTGCCCTTCTGGCAGACGACCAGTTAAATGTACAGATGAATGACCGCATACGACAGACGGAAAATGTGGCAGATTCCATTCAGTATGACATGTACACACTGTCGCAGACAGACAGCTCTTCCACCCAGTCCCTGTCTGTGTTCGGCAGTGTAAGAAATGATATCTCTATGTTTAAGACCACCTTCGGCTATTATCATATATCTATATTTCTCCCCCGTGATCAGACAGGAGCCGGCGAGGGACTTTACTTTTATCCTCTGGAGGAGCTGGAAAGTTTCCGCATTCCCCGGCAAAAAAGGCTCAATCCCGGAACAGATTCCATCTGGTTCTATCATCCGGATATGCAGATACCCTTCATCCTGTCCGAAAGCTATACCTCCCGGGATGTGATCGTCTGCTGCCGTATTCTGCGCGACCAGGGCACCAGGAACACGGAATATGCCTACACTATCCTCATAGACCCCTCTGAATTTTCTGATGCCCTGTCCGACACCTTCAGCGGCACGGACATTACAAGCTACCTGGCGGCAGAGGACGGAACCATCATGGCGCACAGCAATGAAGCACTCTGCGGTACGGTTCTGGATGGGGACACCCTGAGCCTCATCACAGGCAGGGAAACCGGAACACACAGGGAAGAAGACATCAATTACCACACTGCCCGGCTGGACAACGGCTGGTATCACGTTACGGAGATTCCTGGCAGTTACATACGGAAGAACACACAAATTCTTCTAAAGACCATTATCTTCACGCTTCTGGTATCTCTGCCTCTCACAGTCCTGGTCATCATCATGATCTCCGGCAACCTGACAAAAAGGCTGAAAAAGCTCTCTCTTGCCATGAAAACCTTTCATCTGGGAACAAGCTCCCCCTCCCCGGTACCGGAGCTGGTCCCCCATACAAAGTCACCGTCCTCTTACGACGAGATCGACAGGCTTGGGATCACATTCCAGAACATGCAGGAGTCCCTCAACCAAAACATGGATTCCATCCTGGAACTCTCTTTGTCAGAAGAACGGCTGAAATACCAGCTTCTCCAGTCCCAGATCAATCCGCATTTTCTCTACAACATTCTCGGCTCTGTCAAGACCTGTATCAGCCTGGAACGCCTGGACACGGCACAGGAGATGATCACTGATCTGACCCGTTTTTACCGGCTGACCCTGAGAAAGTCTGGAGATCTGATCACCATTAAGGATGAGCTGGAGATCGCGCGCCTGTATCTGGAGATGGAGAAGCTGTGCCACAAGGACAGCCTCAGTTGGGAGATCCGGGCAGAGGACGGAATCCAGAACTTTCTCATCTGCCGCTTTACCCTGCAGCCTTTCCTGGAAAACAGTATCCAGCACGGTATTTCCCGGCAGACGCCCTGCGTACACATTTTACTGGATGTCTCCTACGGTGATGACACTGTTATCATCACCATCAAAGACAACGGGGCCGGTATTGCCCCAAGACAGTTAGAAGAACTGCGCGCCACACTGAAAAATAAAACAGTGGATTACCAGAAACATTTCGGCATCGGAAACGTAAACAAAAGACTTTCCAGTCCTTCCTTCGGCAGCGGAACGGTTCAGGTGGAAAGCAGACTGAATGAGGGAACTGAAATTGTGATCACATTTGAACAGATGGAGGAAAGTGATGAAGAAAGTAATGATCGTGGATGA
- a CDS encoding glycoside hydrolase family 172 protein: MYDFLGGSLGSLVYARHGQSRAINAENPTGEKGKGGMAASHLGPSRKGSPCLHDIASGETVTLAEIEGPGVINHIWVTVADRTTDADCFVLRDLVLRMYWDDETEPSVESPLGDFFCCGFGRECIVNSLPMAVVPSRGMNCYFQMPFRKKARITLENQHANPIPAFFYQVDYCLYEALPEDTAYFHARWRREKITRLQEDYVILDQVKGKGHYVGTYMALTTLERYWWGEGEIKFYLDGDEEYPTICGTGTEDYFGGSWSFAKQVDGRTVEQNYCTPYLGYPYYSAHDEAVHNFYHNDDCPPMRGFYRWHIQDPVCFEEDLRVTIQQIGVGHRGLFERQDDVASVAYWYQAEPHCAFPVLMKKEDRWPR, translated from the coding sequence ATGTATGATTTTTTAGGAGGAAGTCTGGGATCTCTGGTATATGCAAGACATGGACAGAGCAGAGCCATTAACGCGGAGAATCCCACAGGAGAAAAGGGAAAGGGGGGAATGGCGGCAAGCCATCTTGGGCCTTCCAGGAAGGGTAGTCCCTGCCTTCATGACATAGCAAGCGGGGAGACAGTGACCCTGGCGGAGATAGAAGGCCCTGGTGTGATCAACCATATCTGGGTCACTGTGGCGGACAGGACCACAGACGCGGATTGTTTTGTGCTTCGGGACCTGGTGCTCCGCATGTACTGGGATGACGAGACAGAACCGTCTGTGGAGAGTCCTCTGGGAGATTTTTTCTGCTGTGGATTCGGCAGGGAATGTATTGTCAATTCCCTTCCCATGGCGGTAGTGCCAAGCAGGGGAATGAACTGCTATTTTCAGATGCCCTTTAGGAAAAAGGCCAGGATCACCTTGGAGAACCAGCACGCGAACCCTATACCCGCGTTTTTCTACCAGGTGGACTACTGTCTGTATGAAGCGCTGCCGGAAGACACTGCATATTTCCATGCCAGATGGAGACGGGAAAAAATAACCAGACTGCAGGAGGATTATGTGATCCTGGACCAGGTGAAGGGAAAGGGACATTATGTGGGAACTTACATGGCGCTGACCACCCTGGAACGTTACTGGTGGGGGGAAGGTGAGATCAAATTCTATCTGGATGGAGATGAAGAATATCCCACAATCTGCGGCACCGGGACAGAGGACTACTTTGGCGGCTCCTGGAGCTTTGCGAAACAGGTGGACGGCAGGACAGTGGAGCAGAATTACTGCACACCGTATCTGGGATATCCCTATTATTCTGCCCATGATGAAGCAGTCCACAATTTTTACCATAATGATGACTGCCCGCCCATGCGGGGATTTTACAGATGGCATATTCAGGACCCGGTCTGCTTCGAGGAGGACCTGCGTGTGACAATACAGCAGATCGGTGTGGGGCACAGAGGATTGTTTGAACGTCAGGATGATGTGGCCAGTGTTGCGTACTGGTATCAGGCCGAACCGCACTGTGCGTTTCCGGTTCTGATGAAAAAAGAGGACCGCTGGCCAAGATAA